A window of the Blastopirellula sediminis genome harbors these coding sequences:
- a CDS encoding DUF1559 family PulG-like putative transporter: MSANFTRFRKSPRGFTLVELLVVIAIIGVLIALLLPAVQQAREAARRMSCSNKMKQIVLASHNFEAAQKSIVFNRYSDPGYSNFAGWDAWGDYGGANSKGWSWLTALLPYLEQSAIYDQGQIPNSTFGASGAVRQSVDLFFCPSDSMQQNSPYVEQTHYMAGLEVGLTNYKGVLGSNFCWGPYANTGVNGKCEPWADGDGLMIPLAWHAKKKQSSIVDGLSNTFMAGEQIWSEETANCGATGYGLGFAYAHTIEASANCALPPNAKKPDGTEFAKTDFEGQNGFRSRHPGGVQFGYADGSVHFVSNNVELAIYRAMATIAGEEVLAIRD; this comes from the coding sequence ATGAGCGCCAACTTCACACGTTTCCGAAAATCGCCGCGCGGCTTTACGCTGGTCGAGCTGTTGGTGGTGATTGCAATCATCGGGGTGCTGATCGCGCTGCTGTTGCCGGCGGTGCAGCAAGCCCGCGAAGCGGCGCGGCGGATGTCTTGCTCGAACAAAATGAAGCAGATCGTGCTGGCGTCGCACAACTTTGAAGCGGCGCAAAAGTCGATCGTCTTCAATCGCTACAGCGACCCCGGCTACAGCAACTTCGCCGGCTGGGATGCGTGGGGGGACTACGGCGGCGCGAACTCGAAAGGGTGGAGCTGGCTAACGGCGCTGCTGCCTTACCTTGAGCAATCGGCCATCTACGATCAAGGGCAGATCCCCAATAGCACCTTCGGCGCCAGCGGCGCCGTGCGGCAGTCGGTCGACCTCTTCTTCTGCCCCAGCGATTCGATGCAGCAGAATAGTCCGTATGTCGAGCAGACGCATTACATGGCGGGCCTTGAAGTCGGTCTGACCAATTACAAGGGAGTCCTCGGCTCTAACTTCTGCTGGGGACCGTACGCCAACACCGGCGTCAATGGCAAGTGCGAACCTTGGGCCGATGGTGACGGGCTGATGATCCCGCTCGCCTGGCATGCGAAGAAAAAGCAGAGCAGCATCGTCGACGGCTTAAGCAATACGTTCATGGCCGGCGAACAGATCTGGAGCGAGGAGACCGCCAATTGCGGCGCGACCGGTTATGGCCTCGGCTTCGCCTACGCGCACACGATTGAAGCTTCGGCCAATTGCGCCTTACCACCCAACGCCAAGAAGCCGGACGGAACCGAGTTCGCCAAGACCGACTTTGAAGGGCAAAACGGGTTTCGCAGTCGCCACCCCGGCGGCGTGCAGTTCGGATACGCCGACGGCTCGGTCCACTTCGTTTCGAACAACGTCGAACTGGCGATCTACCGCGCCATGGCGACCATCGCCGGGGAAGAGGTCTTGGCGATTCGCGATTGA
- a CDS encoding class I adenylate-forming enzyme family protein has translation MALWRVLRDAASRFPDRIAVTAGGRDYTYADLDDRVERVAAGLRFQSLGPSDRVVTVLGNSIEHLTLLLGCFRASLVAVPLAPWTPAVHIRYVLRTSVARGFVASPAMLETVLEGQDDLRPDVTITIGDPNPPHRILPWEIVEAGPSDPPDPPDPRRDHLALIVYSSGTTSRPKGVVHTQERLALRVASFTKEIQLTESDVALVVQQLSRPLPLFGQVLASFQVGGRVVLHEGQAKGFWETYQAEPRATFVVAIPALTRELLANPAAATADHSKLRLWLSGGDAVSAALQTKFQLTTGRDLIEICGMTEAGFYAMNPASGPARIGSIGRPLEGIQVRLIDPMGNEVGPDEVGEILLETPGVMVGYWNDTAETFRVLRNGWLHTGDLARRDADGFLWLAGRLRDMINRGGRKIAPPMVEAALGEHPAVLQAVVVGAPDVECGQVPFAFLMLRPGAVLPTDVEWSHWLADKLELAAIPVGYATVEEWPLTYQGKLDRARLVWMAENGGAPV, from the coding sequence ATGGCATTATGGCGGGTTCTTCGCGACGCGGCGTCACGCTTCCCGGATCGGATTGCCGTGACCGCTGGAGGCCGTGACTATACCTACGCGGACCTCGATGACCGCGTCGAGCGAGTTGCGGCAGGGCTGCGGTTCCAATCGCTCGGCCCTAGTGACCGAGTGGTGACGGTGCTTGGTAACAGCATTGAGCATCTAACCCTGCTCCTTGGCTGCTTCCGCGCCTCACTCGTTGCGGTGCCGCTCGCCCCGTGGACCCCTGCGGTCCACATCCGCTATGTACTGAGGACCAGCGTGGCACGTGGGTTCGTTGCGTCGCCTGCCATGCTCGAAACGGTCTTGGAGGGCCAGGACGACCTTCGCCCCGACGTCACAATTACGATCGGTGATCCCAACCCGCCGCATCGGATTCTTCCTTGGGAAATCGTGGAGGCGGGACCTTCAGATCCTCCGGACCCGCCCGATCCAAGGCGGGACCATCTGGCTCTGATCGTATATAGCTCTGGGACGACGAGTCGACCGAAGGGAGTTGTCCACACCCAAGAGCGACTCGCGCTCCGTGTCGCCTCGTTTACGAAGGAGATCCAACTCACCGAGTCAGATGTGGCGCTGGTCGTCCAGCAGCTTAGCCGTCCGCTGCCGCTGTTCGGGCAGGTCCTTGCCTCGTTTCAAGTCGGCGGCCGGGTGGTGCTGCACGAAGGCCAAGCGAAGGGGTTCTGGGAAACCTATCAGGCCGAGCCGCGGGCCACGTTTGTGGTCGCGATCCCCGCGCTCACTCGAGAACTCCTCGCCAACCCTGCCGCAGCCACGGCCGACCATTCCAAACTCCGCCTCTGGCTTTCTGGCGGGGATGCGGTCTCGGCGGCCCTTCAAACAAAGTTCCAATTGACCACAGGCCGTGACCTCATTGAGATCTGCGGGATGACGGAGGCTGGGTTCTATGCGATGAACCCAGCGAGCGGCCCTGCGCGCATCGGTTCGATCGGCCGACCATTGGAAGGGATTCAAGTGCGACTGATCGACCCCATGGGAAATGAGGTAGGTCCCGACGAGGTGGGCGAGATCCTACTGGAGACCCCTGGGGTGATGGTCGGTTATTGGAATGATACTGCCGAGACGTTTCGGGTTCTCCGCAATGGTTGGCTCCACACAGGCGACCTTGCCCGCAGGGACGCTGATGGATTCCTGTGGCTTGCAGGCCGCTTAAGAGACATGATCAACCGAGGCGGTCGAAAGATCGCTCCGCCAATGGTCGAGGCGGCCCTCGGCGAGCACCCTGCGGTCCTGCAGGCCGTCGTCGTTGGAGCCCCTGATGTCGAGTGCGGCCAGGTTCCGTTTGCATTCCTAATGCTTCGACCAGGGGCTGTGCTGCCCACCGATGTCGAATGGTCGCATTGGCTTGCCGATAAGTTGGAGCTGGCGGCGATTCCCGTAGGCTACGCGACCGTCGAAGAGTGGCCGCTAACTTATCAGGGCAAGCTAGATCGTGCTCGGTTAGTCTGGATGGCCGAGAACGGTGGGGCTCCGGTTTAG
- a CDS encoding AAA family ATPase, with amino-acid sequence MTIAELLSRRDSPGWLLSGMLRQREAAVILGPSRCLKTSLAVDLGAALASGGAFLGEFAAEQAFRVGFVGGEAAQAAVMSLAERRGDLAALEQIVWAFNLVEPSGAVNMHRLSDWIARNQLEVVLIDAADLAPMTRRAEAAQLRALADCCLAAGATPIVCCRTRKEIKPRAMDAADLADSPCGAIARQWLLVNRREAFEPGSGLHRLWLTFGASSGRSGQWGVDINESAEVDSAAGQWEATIRDVASIELEAAEVEAQTLADRLWWRLRCVMQQIDPANATKLKIRELSGMSGGKFGVTWDRMVADGEIVLAPGGMSKEPRYRLVDLAEKIACSPVHSPAAEETEDAAESSPPEKKSQSSPLPAEESGPLSPLGTWFGDCLSLTTAELLALSKEEQKKTTPSPVQSPRNGPRRRPKRKKRRR; translated from the coding sequence TTGACTATTGCGGAATTACTGTCGCGGCGGGATTCGCCGGGGTGGTTGCTCTCGGGGATGTTGCGGCAGCGGGAAGCGGCGGTGATTTTGGGGCCGAGTCGTTGTTTGAAGACGTCGCTGGCGGTTGATCTGGGGGCGGCGCTCGCGAGCGGCGGCGCGTTTCTGGGGGAGTTTGCTGCGGAGCAAGCGTTTCGCGTCGGGTTTGTCGGCGGCGAAGCGGCTCAAGCGGCGGTGATGAGTCTGGCGGAGCGGCGCGGCGATCTCGCGGCGCTCGAGCAAATTGTCTGGGCGTTCAATTTGGTCGAGCCAAGCGGCGCGGTGAATATGCATCGCCTGAGCGATTGGATTGCGCGGAACCAACTGGAGGTGGTGCTGATCGACGCGGCCGATCTGGCGCCGATGACGCGCCGCGCGGAAGCGGCGCAGCTGCGGGCACTCGCCGATTGTTGTCTGGCGGCCGGCGCTACGCCGATCGTTTGTTGCCGCACCCGCAAGGAAATAAAGCCGCGGGCGATGGATGCGGCCGACCTGGCCGACTCGCCGTGCGGCGCGATCGCGCGGCAATGGCTTTTGGTGAATCGCCGCGAAGCGTTTGAGCCAGGGAGCGGGCTGCATCGGTTGTGGCTCACCTTCGGCGCGAGCAGCGGGCGAAGCGGCCAGTGGGGTGTAGATATTAATGAAAGCGCGGAAGTCGATTCGGCCGCCGGCCAGTGGGAAGCGACGATCCGCGATGTCGCGTCGATCGAATTGGAGGCGGCCGAGGTAGAGGCGCAGACGCTGGCCGATCGGCTCTGGTGGCGGCTCCGGTGCGTGATGCAGCAGATCGACCCGGCCAATGCGACCAAACTGAAGATCCGCGAGCTGTCAGGCATGAGCGGCGGGAAGTTCGGCGTGACCTGGGACCGGATGGTCGCCGACGGCGAAATTGTGCTGGCGCCTGGCGGAATGAGTAAAGAGCCTCGCTATCGCCTGGTCGATCTGGCGGAAAAAATTGCGTGCAGTCCAGTCCACTCTCCGGCTGCAGAGGAAACGGAAGACGCCGCTGAGTCGTCGCCCCCAGAAAAAAAATCGCAGTCCAGTCCACTCCCCGCGGAAGAAAGTGGGCCGCTGAGTCCACTCGGGACTTGGTTTGGAGACTGTCTTTCGCTGACGACCGCGGAACTGCTTGCCTTGAGTAAGGAGGAACAGAAAAAAACGACGCCGAGTCCAGTCCAGTCGCCCCGGAACGGACCAAGGAGGCGGCCGAAGCGGAAGAAACGGCGACGGTGA
- a CDS encoding BON domain-containing protein: MRRFWKLALLAAITLAPVSVLNADDAEISRQIVEQLNMKKAEGSLKGFNIGLSVENGVVWLEGHVSDQGQHDLAIDIARRISGVEQVVDGVTVNQPQAPAIQGVLVSAAESVPTPAEPPRELQASPMYADLPRTASAAPLAPQGLRPVPQQAMIPTAEMPNYQPEPAMAQGQMPRAFAPAGTQDFRYASARMQPPVAMQPPAYYPTAAGYASPVRYDNPTLPGYAWPAYAAYPNYAALQYPKQYSPAAWPYIGPFYPYPQVPLGWRKVTMEFNKGWWTVDFKARRHGRW; this comes from the coding sequence ATGCGACGGTTTTGGAAATTAGCGCTACTCGCGGCGATTACGCTCGCCCCGGTCAGCGTCTTGAACGCCGACGACGCCGAGATCTCGCGTCAGATCGTCGAACAACTGAACATGAAGAAGGCGGAAGGAAGCCTGAAGGGCTTCAACATCGGTCTGAGCGTCGAAAACGGCGTCGTCTGGCTGGAAGGGCATGTCTCGGATCAGGGTCAGCATGACCTGGCGATCGACATCGCTCGTCGCATCTCGGGCGTTGAGCAGGTTGTCGACGGCGTGACCGTCAATCAGCCGCAAGCCCCGGCGATCCAGGGCGTCCTCGTTTCGGCCGCCGAATCGGTGCCGACCCCGGCCGAACCGCCGCGTGAACTGCAAGCGTCGCCGATGTACGCCGATCTGCCGCGTACCGCTTCGGCCGCTCCGCTGGCTCCGCAAGGACTTCGCCCCGTTCCGCAACAAGCGATGATTCCGACTGCTGAGATGCCGAACTATCAGCCGGAACCGGCGATGGCCCAAGGCCAGATGCCGCGCGCTTTCGCTCCGGCCGGAACGCAAGACTTCCGCTACGCCTCGGCCCGCATGCAGCCCCCGGTTGCGATGCAGCCGCCGGCCTACTACCCGACCGCCGCTGGTTACGCCTCGCCGGTTCGTTACGACAACCCGACGCTGCCGGGCTACGCTTGGCCGGCTTACGCGGCTTACCCGAACTACGCTGCTCTCCAATACCCGAAGCAGTACTCGCCAGCTGCCTGGCCTTACATCGGTCCGTTCTACCCGTACCCGCAAGTTCCGCTCGGCTGGCGTAAAGTCACCATGGAATTCAACAAGGGCTGGTGGACGGTCGACTTCAAGGCCCGCCGTCACGGCCGCTGGTAA
- a CDS encoding AraC family transcriptional regulator, with protein sequence MTQPPSSSPQIDPITGRRMVVRTQTALAENLPSWGVAILESHHAPGFVMEWRSHPFIKVQYVLAGRGEIHIGNDSYSVGPRDIIVVPAERRNRIEDDPGSPMSLYILCIEKRLLNFDPQVASVLPHGKQACQLHFSQRIERRLRRLLYQQWQADPTTSLAMVANALEVLSLLTSESIPSSQPVSDLSLEPDVDEVAAYVRHLDSYFFEASTIDDVVKELGMPRRRFTHIFRRLTGQTWLNYVQRKRVDHACQLLEESDRTIASIAFECGFGELSTFYRAFRKIRGVTPKAWRKTHRE encoded by the coding sequence ATGACCCAGCCGCCTTCCAGTTCGCCGCAGATCGATCCCATCACCGGGCGGCGAATGGTCGTGCGCACGCAGACCGCCTTGGCCGAGAACCTGCCGAGCTGGGGCGTCGCGATCCTTGAGAGCCATCATGCTCCCGGCTTCGTCATGGAGTGGCGCTCGCATCCCTTTATCAAAGTGCAGTACGTGCTAGCGGGGCGAGGGGAGATCCACATCGGCAACGACAGCTACTCGGTCGGCCCCCGCGACATCATCGTCGTCCCGGCCGAGCGGCGGAACCGGATCGAGGACGATCCAGGCTCGCCGATGTCGCTCTACATCCTTTGCATCGAGAAGCGGCTCCTTAACTTCGATCCGCAGGTCGCGTCGGTCCTGCCGCACGGCAAGCAGGCGTGTCAGCTTCACTTTTCGCAGCGGATCGAACGGCGGCTCCGTCGGTTGCTTTACCAGCAATGGCAAGCCGATCCGACCACGTCGCTGGCGATGGTCGCCAATGCGCTCGAGGTTCTTTCGCTTCTCACGTCCGAGTCGATTCCCTCGAGCCAACCGGTTAGCGATTTGAGCTTGGAGCCGGACGTTGACGAGGTCGCGGCTTACGTGCGGCATCTCGACTCCTACTTCTTTGAAGCGAGCACGATCGACGACGTGGTGAAGGAGCTCGGCATGCCGCGCCGCCGGTTCACGCACATCTTCCGCCGCCTTACCGGGCAGACGTGGCTCAACTACGTGCAGCGGAAGCGGGTCGATCACGCGTGTCAGCTGCTGGAAGAGTCGGACCGGACTATCGCGTCGATCGCGTTTGAGTGCGGCTTCGGCGAACTCTCGACCTTCTACCGAGCTTTCCGCAAGATCCGCGGCGTAACGCCGAAAGCGTGGCGCAAGACGCACCGCGAGTAG
- a CDS encoding cation:proton antiporter: protein MFEELSHLTRLAIGLLLAIFLPRLMERIRLPGVLGYILAGVILGPCVTGVLTPGGPVLEVWAELGKLLFMFFVGFEIDIDEFKKVRNKAALFGGLTFLFPFAAGYFVGYMLGYSWVASMLIGSIIASHTLLAHPILAKLGLLERESVLIAVGGTIFTDVASMLILAVAVSIFQFGFSWQFLLTELVELAIYVPLVLFGLSKLARRWIVHYGETPEARVCILLVMLAVAAELAQLIQLEGIVGAFLVGLAIKRTLRGKFAVEQLEVLAKALFIPTFFLTTGFLLDFPLLGKTLTTQPQLAIGLLVSLVLGKWLGAFMIGKICNYSKLDVRLIFSITLPQMAATLASAVVGYSTMNAEGERMFDLEFVNGVLVLVVATCVAGPILSKRWGRMIAEEIKQEEAAEKKAEPEPAEAPVPPE, encoded by the coding sequence ATGTTCGAGGAACTGTCGCATCTCACTCGACTGGCGATCGGCCTCTTGCTGGCGATCTTTTTGCCGCGATTGATGGAACGGATTCGCTTGCCGGGGGTATTGGGATATATCCTGGCCGGCGTCATTCTGGGACCCTGCGTGACCGGCGTCCTAACGCCTGGCGGACCGGTCCTCGAAGTCTGGGCCGAGCTGGGTAAGCTCCTCTTCATGTTCTTCGTCGGGTTCGAAATCGACATCGACGAATTCAAAAAGGTACGAAACAAAGCGGCCCTCTTCGGCGGGCTGACGTTTCTCTTTCCGTTCGCGGCCGGCTACTTTGTCGGCTACATGCTGGGCTATAGCTGGGTCGCGTCGATGCTGATCGGCTCGATCATCGCGTCCCATACGCTGCTGGCGCACCCAATCCTCGCCAAGCTGGGACTGCTGGAACGAGAATCGGTGCTGATCGCCGTCGGCGGGACGATCTTTACCGACGTCGCATCGATGTTGATCCTGGCGGTCGCCGTTTCCATCTTCCAGTTTGGCTTCAGCTGGCAGTTCTTGCTGACCGAGCTAGTCGAACTGGCGATCTACGTGCCGCTCGTGCTGTTCGGACTGAGCAAGCTCGCCCGCCGGTGGATCGTGCACTATGGCGAAACGCCCGAGGCGCGCGTCTGCATTCTGCTGGTGATGCTCGCCGTCGCCGCCGAGTTGGCGCAATTGATTCAGCTGGAAGGGATCGTCGGCGCATTCCTGGTCGGCTTGGCGATCAAACGAACGTTGCGCGGCAAGTTCGCAGTCGAGCAACTGGAAGTGCTCGCCAAAGCCCTCTTCATTCCAACCTTCTTCCTGACGACCGGCTTCTTGCTCGACTTCCCTCTGCTCGGCAAGACATTGACGACGCAGCCGCAATTGGCGATCGGTCTGCTCGTGTCGCTGGTGCTGGGGAAATGGCTGGGCGCCTTCATGATCGGCAAGATCTGCAACTACTCGAAGCTCGACGTCCGGCTGATTTTCAGCATCACGTTGCCGCAGATGGCGGCGACCTTGGCCAGCGCCGTCGTCGGCTATAGCACGATGAACGCCGAGGGAGAACGCATGTTCGATCTTGAATTCGTCAACGGCGTGTTGGTGCTGGTCGTCGCGACCTGCGTCGCCGGGCCGATTCTGTCGAAACGTTGGGGGAGGATGATCGCCGAGGAGATCAAACAGGAGGAGGCGGCGGAAAAGAAAGCTGAACCGGAACCCGCAGAAGCCCCAGTGCCGCCAGAGTAA
- a CDS encoding amidohydrolase, whose protein sequence is MANQVSKRFVAGLLAFFAPIAAQAETADLIYHGGAIITIDDAAPTAEAVAVKEGKIVAVGKLDDVLKTQSKTTKLIDLDGRTMLPGFVDAHGHMMGGGLQALSANLLSPPDGAVKDIASLQQTMKDWMAANKEAVDKIELAVGFGYDNAQLAEVRHPTREDLDAISTEVPIVLIHQSGHLIAVNSLALEIGGITAETPNPVGGVIQRGADGKTPNGVLEETAAFPLALKLLGRAGPEGSAQFAKAGSELWARFGYTTAQDGRTMPGAVKTLQTVADAGGFKIDVVSYPDVLVDRELIRREVSPTYKNRFRIAGAKLTIDGSPQGFTAWRDRPYYNPVGNYPPGYSGYAAATPEQVGGAIDWAFANNIQILTHSNGEAASDELIAYIKAAKAKHGGEDRRPVLIHGQFLREDQVDSLKQLEIMPSLFPMHTFYWGDWHRDRTVGPHLADNISPTGWCVQREMKFSSHHDAPVAFPDSMRVLDATVTRRSRSGDILGPAQRVDVPTALKAMTIWPAWQHFEEDRKGSIEVGKLADFVILDQNPLTIDPENLDQIKVTETIKEGETIFLLDEKQAAQRLPSGDNLAIVNLLTAMSGSLAATGDGENTAPCSTCTCGTLSQLMEIMASASR, encoded by the coding sequence GTGGCCAATCAAGTAAGCAAGCGATTCGTAGCCGGGCTCCTCGCATTCTTCGCCCCCATCGCCGCTCAGGCGGAGACCGCCGACCTGATCTATCACGGCGGCGCGATCATCACGATCGACGACGCGGCGCCAACCGCCGAAGCGGTCGCGGTGAAGGAAGGGAAGATCGTGGCGGTCGGCAAGCTCGACGATGTCTTGAAGACCCAAAGCAAGACGACGAAGCTCATCGATCTCGACGGCCGCACGATGCTGCCGGGCTTCGTCGACGCTCATGGTCACATGATGGGTGGCGGCCTCCAAGCCCTTTCCGCCAATCTGCTGTCGCCCCCGGATGGTGCGGTGAAAGATATCGCGTCGCTCCAGCAGACGATGAAAGACTGGATGGCGGCGAACAAGGAAGCGGTCGACAAGATTGAACTTGCGGTCGGCTTTGGTTACGATAACGCTCAACTGGCCGAAGTGCGGCACCCCACGCGTGAAGACCTCGATGCGATCTCAACCGAAGTTCCGATTGTCTTGATTCATCAATCGGGCCACTTGATCGCGGTCAATTCGCTGGCGCTCGAAATTGGGGGCATTACGGCGGAGACTCCCAATCCCGTCGGCGGCGTCATTCAGCGCGGCGCCGATGGCAAGACTCCGAACGGCGTGCTGGAGGAAACGGCCGCCTTTCCGCTGGCGTTGAAGCTGCTCGGCAGAGCAGGGCCGGAAGGGTCCGCCCAATTCGCGAAGGCGGGCTCTGAGCTTTGGGCTCGCTTCGGCTATACCACCGCGCAAGATGGTCGCACGATGCCCGGAGCGGTGAAGACGTTGCAAACGGTCGCCGACGCCGGCGGGTTCAAGATCGACGTCGTCAGCTATCCCGACGTCCTGGTCGATCGCGAACTGATCCGCCGGGAAGTTAGCCCGACTTATAAGAACCGGTTTCGCATCGCCGGCGCGAAGCTGACGATCGACGGCTCGCCGCAAGGCTTCACCGCGTGGCGCGATCGTCCCTATTACAATCCGGTCGGCAACTATCCGCCGGGCTACTCCGGTTACGCCGCCGCCACGCCCGAGCAAGTTGGCGGTGCGATCGACTGGGCGTTCGCCAACAACATCCAAATCCTGACCCACTCCAACGGCGAGGCAGCCTCCGACGAACTGATCGCCTATATCAAAGCGGCGAAGGCCAAGCATGGCGGCGAAGACCGTCGCCCGGTGCTGATCCATGGCCAGTTCCTGCGGGAAGATCAAGTCGACTCGCTCAAACAGCTCGAAATCATGCCCTCCCTCTTTCCGATGCACACGTTCTACTGGGGAGACTGGCACCGTGATCGAACCGTCGGCCCGCATCTGGCCGACAACATCTCTCCCACCGGCTGGTGCGTCCAGCGAGAGATGAAGTTCAGCTCGCATCATGACGCGCCGGTCGCATTCCCCGATTCAATGCGCGTGCTCGACGCCACCGTCACCCGCCGCTCTCGTTCCGGCGATATCCTCGGCCCGGCGCAGCGGGTCGACGTGCCGACGGCGCTCAAGGCGATGACGATCTGGCCTGCATGGCAGCACTTCGAAGAAGACCGCAAGGGTTCGATCGAAGTTGGCAAACTTGCCGACTTCGTCATCTTGGATCAGAACCCGCTCACGATCGATCCGGAGAACCTCGATCAAATCAAAGTGACCGAAACGATCAAGGAAGGGGAGACGATCTTCCTGCTGGATGAGAAGCAGGCCGCGCAGCGACTGCCGTCAGGCGACAATCTGGCGATCGTCAATTTGCTGACGGCGATGAGCGGAAGCCTTGCCGCCACCGGCGATGGCGAAAACACGGCGCCTTGCTCGACATGCACCTGCGGGACGTTGAGCCAACTGATGGAGATCATGGCGTCGGCGAGTCGCTAA
- a CDS encoding REP-associated tyrosine transposase — MEKGIADSGRKTRIGEHVQIYTKDRTVRQTFLRVLGAMATALRGHDCGQQPKPAPHYPTNNNPPTSLPTSIFPKTLAIPDSKPNTPCMATPHRKTIHRFDTPGDVHFLTFSCFRRLPLLSRTRTRQYCLDALEVSREKNGFDLWAFVIMPEHVHLIVLPHAGVKVAPILSTIKQSVAKRAIFWLQQNAPQFLSRIEDLQPNGNRSYRFWQRGPGYDRNLRSARDVHEKIRYIHENPVRRHLVERPEQWPWSSCAAWESGSNEPIPLDRANVPALTNLDDSITSDYWR; from the coding sequence ATGGAGAAAGGCATCGCCGATTCAGGACGAAAAACCCGAATCGGCGAACATGTACAAATTTATACTAAAGATCGAACAGTGCGTCAAACATTTTTGCGAGTGCTGGGTGCCATGGCCACGGCCTTGCGTGGCCATGATTGCGGCCAACAACCAAAACCAGCGCCGCACTACCCAACCAACAACAATCCCCCGACGTCTCTCCCAACGTCAATCTTCCCAAAAACGCTTGCAATCCCCGACTCCAAACCAAATACTCCCTGCATGGCTACTCCGCATCGCAAGACGATTCATCGATTCGACACGCCAGGCGACGTTCACTTTCTGACGTTTTCCTGCTTTCGTCGCTTGCCATTATTGAGTCGAACACGGACACGTCAGTATTGTCTCGACGCGCTAGAAGTAAGCCGAGAAAAGAACGGCTTTGATCTGTGGGCGTTCGTGATCATGCCCGAACATGTTCATTTGATCGTGCTGCCGCACGCTGGCGTAAAAGTCGCCCCGATTCTATCGACGATCAAACAGTCGGTCGCGAAACGAGCGATATTCTGGCTTCAGCAAAACGCTCCGCAGTTTCTGTCGCGAATCGAAGACCTACAGCCCAATGGAAATCGAAGCTATCGTTTCTGGCAGCGAGGCCCGGGGTACGATCGCAATCTTCGCTCCGCACGGGATGTTCACGAAAAGATACGATACATCCATGAAAATCCGGTGCGACGCCATCTTGTCGAACGACCGGAGCAATGGCCCTGGTCGAGTTGCGCCGCATGGGAATCGGGTTCTAATGAGCCGATCCCGCTAGATCGCGCCAACGTACCCGCGCTGACCAACTTGGACGACTCGATCACTTCAGATTACTGGAGATAA